The genomic stretch CTGCTTGCCAATCATTGAGGCAGTGACTGTTCTGCAAGACCCAAAATTTCTATTCATGGGATCTAAAGAACATCTAATCCAAACTTTATTAAATGCCTGAAATACTTTGCTACCTTCCCAGCCTGCTGCGGATCCATACTATATTGAAACACTTCGATTAACAAATAACTCACTGGCTTTCTATTGCATTTGAGATCTGTAATTATTAGAAAACCCTCTCTTACGATCTGGTGAAACATACCTCTTGCAACTCCCATCCTTCACCGATCCTCTTTCAGCTTGCTCTCTGAAGCTACACACACCCATTTTTGCTGTAATGTCTTTCCTTTAGTCTTCTGCTTTAAGGCTACATAATCTCATTCTCCCAACTCTTTTTCTGGTATCCTGCAAGGTGCCCTCACTGTCCTCTTCTACTTGTTCAACTTTCAGAGCATGGTTCTGACGAGCACGTGACTGGTCTGTTACCGCTCTTGTCCTGGACAGTGCTGTTATTCATGAAAGCTGAAGTTAAATTATCCTTTGTGAGTTACTCCGCAACTCCCCACCTCACTTGTTCCAGACCAGCTTCCACTGTCTATCTTCCTAGTTCCGATGTTTACCTTCAGCTTCTGGccattccattttatagattttccCTTGACATTTGAGTATTTGGATAACATATATTGAATGTTTCCTCCTGGACAGgtacatttattaactcatttagtcttCATAACAACACTATGAGTTAGGTTCTCCTTGTTTTCTCAGTAGAAGAACAAGAGCTTGTCCAAGGCTAcgtagtaagtggtggagccagaaaTTGAACTCGACCAGTCTCACTGCAAGAGCTGCCTTTCTAACCTGGCTGTTATGCTGACTCTCAGTTCTATTATTTAATAATGTTTCATGTCATTGGGCCAAGAAGACCTATTGGATCCAGCCCCACCATGATCCCCGCCATGGCCTTACTCTGGTGGGAGGGTGACACTGCTCCAGTGCTCAAGACTCTTCTGGACTGTGTCTGGATGGTCAATGCCAACATCTTCCTATGTGGATACATTTAGCAGGTCACCTCCTGGCCCAGCAGACTTTCTGTGCTTTCAAATCATTTCCACATCTGTACTCAGATGTTTGAATTTTGTAGTGTAACTCTAAGAAAACATTTCTATGTTCTCAGGGAATGTCTCATCTGGACTCCACTTATGAAATGCCAAGCTAATCATAATTCTGTCTGCAAATTCTTTAGCGTGGTCTTTGAGAGCTGTGTATCAGAAGGCCAGGGTTtatctagatttttttattagaaagttTCTTTCAAGCAAAAGAGAAAACGTCTTACTTTCCTTGTGGTGTCTGGCAAAAGAAACCATAAGGAAAGGAGAAGGCAAGGCCCACACCGATACAAGTGATTAACAACGCATATAAACAACAAAAGATTAGTATCCAGAATAAGTGCCATTTCAACAATTTGAAAGAAACGAAAAGAGAGGCAACTAATtaaggggggagtggggagaggcccAGATATGAACAGGCCATTTACCCAAGAAGAAACCtgaatggcggggggggggggggcgcgtacAAGACATGAGCCGATGCTCCATTTCAGTTGTAATCAGGGaagcacaaattaaaaccacagggAGATGCCATTCACACCTACCAGATGGGCAAAAGTTAGTAAATATGACAAAACCAAGTATTGGAAAACAACTCATGTCTCACTAGACTCATGTCTCGACTCATGTCTCTCACTAGTGGGAGAGGTGTATAAATTGGTAAAATCACTTTGGAGAGCGGTTTGTCACAACAGAAATCAATTGCAGATGCGCGTACCCTTATGAGCAAGCAGTCCTACTTCTAGGTGTCAACCATAGAGAATTTCCACACATGTGCACAGGGCGTGCAAGAGACCATGGTTTCTAATAGAAAAAGTGGAAACCACCCAAGGGCCCACTGTCAGTGAAATGGAGAATTGAGCTATTGTTTGTTCCCACAGTGAAACACTGTGTTATCAgtgcaatgaatgaatgagacctACATATATCAACATAAACAGAAATTGAGTGAAAAAGTTACAAAAGGGTGTAGTAGTAAGATACTCTTTGTGTccgttttaaaaacaaaaactaatgcatattgttatatatacctgtgttataaaagtataaaaatgcaCATCAGAATTATACTACTAACTTCGGGAAAGAGGATACCTCAGGATGAGCTTTAGTGAAGCTAGCTTTGGGGGTTATGTCTGGGTACAAGAGAACAGTTAAGCTAATAGGGCCAAGTGTTAACATCTGTTCAATTTGGGTGATGGGTGCTTGCTGCTTACTGTATTGTGCTTTCCCCCTCTTTTGGATGTTTGAAAtgttttagaactaaaaaaaagatgatacatGGAATGACCCCACCAGAGTAGAACTGTAACAGTTGACTGTGGATCCTGCAATAACTGTATGACTTACCAAAGCAAAAAGAGATTCTATGTATCATCCACACCTATATTCAAACTATAATTAGAAACTTCTTCCAAATCTCATCTTAGGATGGTTCTTGATGCATTTCCTTGGCCAGAAGCAAAATTAATAAGGGTGAGGTgctctaaaactttatttttcccccattcaGCCTGTAGGCTTTTGTGCAAGATTACTGTCCATGTTTCAGGCAGAGTTTTCCCGGAGTGTGCAAATGTGCCACAGCTAGAAAACCAGTCTTTAAGATTTTGGCTTTTTGACCTCACACAGTTTGGATGAGTGATAAGCAGAATTTTTTGTCCCAAatacatagttgttttttttttttttaaagacatctcAGTAGTTAACCATTGGGCTTgggcagaaggaaatgaaaacaaaaagcattgtCTTAGCGGAGACAATGTCTGTGGAGTCAGAGTCTAACTCACATCCCCTCCTGTGTAAAAGGCAGTTTTCCTTACACCACTGCAGTGTAGATTAAGTGATGATGTGTGTCCAGTGCCTAACAGTGTAAAGGCACATATAACATctctatttataatataaatatctcTGACtttgcttctcattttcttgcATGTGAACTTGAAAGGGGGGAAATAAGAGGCATAGCAGAAGTTTAGGACAAACCTAGCACTTCCTTTCCAGCTCTGAGTCTGTTGTTACCACCCCCCAGCCAGCCCTCCTGTCTTCATCTGCAAACCAGACTGAAAAAAGACGTGGCCTCAGCCAACGTGAGAGCGTGCCTTGGTTTCCATCTCATCTGAGATGACACAATTCAGATTACATTCTGAGTTTTGAATGCTTTCTTCTGATGAAAAATAGAAGTGCCTTGGCAAGTTATGGCATCTGGAGTTGGTGCCTGACTTAAAAGGCTCTCCTCGTAGATGTCACGTCTGTTGTGAATGTTTTTCCCACTCTGtgcttttgcatttatgtttgtgtgtggtttttgacaaaaaaaaaaaataagctatgcATTTTCCCTATagttatttctattgttttattagtAGAAAGTTCTTTCCCATCCACAGATGAGTTAGTcacctatttttaaatcttttcatggTTCCGTTATTTACATTTAACAGTCTTATCCACTTCATAATGTTTTGTGTGTGACATGAGGTGAGGCTATAAACTGACTTTTGATTAATAAGCACAGCACTTTTTATTaatccatcccttccttcccctatgctTCTCATGTGTCTCCCTTTATTTGTAGTGGTTCTTTCTGAGGGAGGGAAGTTTGTCACACTCACTCAGGATTTCAAAAATCCACTTAACGCCATTTTGCAAGATTCTAGCACATCTTGAGTAACAGAGCCTTAGGTTTCCCTCTGATTGTTCCTGCCCCTACTCTGCTGAGAGACATTAATTATGTCATATTATCTTCTCCTGTATCATTGAGGGTCTGCTTAGAGATGtgtattctgttccagtgataaGCTTATCCTTGTATCTGCTGCACAGAGTTCTCcttattgaaagataagaatatattttaatcgggcgcctgggtggctcagtcggttaagcgactgccttcggctcaggtcatgatctcagggtcctgggatcgagccccgcatcaggctccctgctcagtgggaagtcggcttctccctttcccactccccctgcttgtgttccctctctcgctttctctctctctgccaaataaataaataaaatcttaaaaaaaaaaaaagaatgtattttaatatcTGGTAAAATAAGTTTCCATTCATATTTCAAAAacctagggcacctggatggctcagttggttcaacatctgccttcagctcaggttatgatctcaggatcctgggatcgagccccgcatcaggctccctgctcagcagggagcctgcttctccctctccctctgcccctcctccttgctcatgtcctctctcctctctctctctctctctctctcacacacacacacacaaataaataaaatcttttttaaaaaaaacccttaaaaaaatagCCTGTTAATATGTTTCTGCAAAATCCAGGTTGCTTGTTGGGAGAACTCTatttcatgctgtttttctcttgtgGGTAACTTTCAGTAAGGCTTTGATTCAAAGGGTTGTAATTTTATTAGTTCTACTTTTATACTGGCAGGACTGAAGgatccattttaaaaagaagctgaaaataAACCCTTCTGTACTTgaacaaaatttcctttttctgttgaCCTGATCCTAGAAAGTTAACCGTCATCAAACCCAGCTCTGCACCGAATACTTTTCCAAAATGAACAGCAATACTCAGCATTGGGTCTCAGTCTGGCAGCCAGGCAGTTAATTTTGCCCTTGTTTAGTTTTGCGTATGTGAGATGCTATTTAGAAACTTGTTCTGAGTATCTTTTGCAAGGTGAGGATATGTATATACTTGggaatttcctttttctgcatGCTTCTAGAACTAAACGTTGGGTTGGGGGATGTAGGGACAAGTGTTTCCTGCTTGCAAACACTAACGCtcagtaagaaataaaagattatatataacAAATAGGCTTAAATTCAGTAAGTCAGTAGCATGTTAAAAATTTACAAACATTTGCAGGATTCAGGTTACTCTAAGACATGTTATTAGTGAAACTTCTATCAATAAACAAAATCCATTATAAACTTAAGCTCAGATTGacttttatcaaaatttattttaccaCAAATATTATACCAAGAATTAACTcaatgtgctttttaatttttttttttaaagaatgccattgtgtggggcacctgggtgactcagtcagttaagcatctcttttttttttttttttttttaagattttatttatttgtcagagagagagagcacaagcaggaagaatggcaggcagagagagaagcaggctccccactgagcagggagcccaatgcaggactcgatcccaggaccccgggatcaggacctacaccaaaggcagacgcccaactgactgagccatctaggcatcccaagcatctgactcttgatttccactcaggtcatgatctcaggatcgtgggatctgCCTGTGTCAGGTTCCGTGGCTTGagaattctttccctctccctctgcccctctcccactcatgtGCGCACATGCAATGTAATTTAACCATTCAGGCTGTTATGTTTATAGTAGAGACATGTAGGGATATAAAATGCTTACcagtaatgtaaaaaaaaatgttttttcctttgagaacaTGAGGGAAAATTTAGTatggttatattttaaaaccatacaAACAGAAATGCCAAATTTCAGTTTGGTGGTATTTGCTAACATTGTCACTGCAAAGTAATATAAATTTTTTCTGAGCTGCTAATTTTTCTGCAGATTTCCATTTTTATCCTCAAAtgattcttggttttttttttttaattctgctttgACCTGGTCTTTATTCCATCAATAGCATGCACTTACTAATATACGGCTGCGCACTAATTGTATACAAGCcaaatctcattaaaataaatttaaccctAACAAAATTCTTCATACTCTTTAACATTGATTCCCCAGCCATTGGCCCACCTGAAGTTTGAAGAATTATTCTAACTATAAGAAATTCTCCTACTCTGTGACAAACTTATGAATGGATCCTTGGACTTTGTCATAAtagcttttatatatttactcaaTGGCATTCTGGTTCTCTGTGTGAccaaaaaactgaataaatgctggacaaagttttaaaaacagttgCCGTATTACATCTCCTGATTACAATCATATGATGTCCTATGCAGCTATATCAAGATACATtaactaggaaaaaataaaatacacccaGTTTTTCAATTCTGTTAagcaccccctccctgcctccctgtctcACTCATCTGCTCATTCGTTCACTCATTCAATTATTCAACAGATACCTATTGGTCACCTGTGTGCCTTGCAACACACTAAGTTCCCAGGAGCCCTTGCTAAATAAGAGCCCTTTCTCTTAGAGCTTACTCTCCAATTAATTTTGAGCATACATGAAAATTTCAGAATTTGCTCCCTTTAATTCTAATCTAtaagttttctttattataaaatatttcgaACACTCAGcaatataccaaaaataataaagcaaataccCAAGTACTATCACGCAGGTTTAACAGACATTAACATTTTGCCATGTTTGCTTCAAATCTCTCCAGCTGTAACCATTAACTTTAAGTTGGTGTGTTATGCTGTGGATATTATGCACATTATATACTTTTATTGCATATCTATAGATCCATAAAGAATATGGTATTtcatgtgtttttgtattttacataaatgattttACATGGTGTATACCTTTTTGCAGTTGGGTTTTGGGGGGTatttttctattcaacattgttttTGATAATTCTCCATGTTGATGCATGCAGGTGTAGTTCATTTCATTGAAGCGCGGTGTAATACTCCATTTTGTGAACAGTTTATTTCTCCATGCCTTTACTGATGGATACCcaacttaggttgtttccagttgttTGATATCATGAACCAGCAGTTCACTGAGCATCATTATGTATAAGTTTTCTTATAAACATGTTTGAGTGGTTCTGTCAGATATGTACCTAGTATCAGACTTGGTGGATCATAGGGTGTGCCTATTTTCAATTTTACTCTATCAAAGCATGGTCCAAGATGGCTGAGTCGCTTATAAATCTGTTTTAAGTAAGGTGTGGGTTCAAGTCCTTATTGCTAGGCTATCAAATTCTTAGCTCATCTGTTGTTTGATTTTTACTGTACAGTATTTAAATTCTTTCTATTTGATCTAAAGAGTGATAGATAATGggtgatttcattttataattagaatttattatttcatctgtTATAAAGGTTTAGGCATAAATGAATACAGTAGCAAATTATACAGGCTCTTTAAATGAGAAAGAACATGcattttctgacatttttgtCAGTCCGCCAATCATTTAACTTACTTTTAAATGCACTTTAAATTAGTATTAAGTGCTTGATTTTGAGTAACTACGTTAGTGACTTGAGAAAccatgacattttaattattctgttGTTAAAACCATAAATTTCAGTTAACTTTATAATCTATGTTAAGAGTGTTCGCTTAACAGCATATTTTGAAAAGACTTTACATACAGATTTAAAATCTAGTGATAAGtataagcttttctttcccttgaaatCGTTTACAACTAAGTAAATGAAATATCACAAGTAAGCAAAGAGCTTTGAGCAGATCTGAGCTTTGCAAATGCTAGAactttgtttcataatttttagttctttaaggAATTTAGAGGTtgtattttttcatccttttaaatgtgtttacCGCAAGTGCTTTAAGAAGTAGACTGAATTTTAGCTGCAGCAGATGTATCATGCAGGGAGTATCCTGGTTTAAATTCTGAAGTGCTTTCACTTCTGCTCGCTTCCCCTTGAAATCGTCTAGAAAGAAGTTGGCACATTATTTTGCGGATGTTACTGGACATCAGGAAATACATGACTGGATCTAAGCAGCTATTGAAAGATGAGAAAACCAACATGATCTCATTGGTTTTGTGAATGATTTCCTTCCAATAGCAAGACGGCCTATTTAGCTGTGAAGATATATAGACAAATCGGAAGGCATGATAGGGAACAAAACATACAGTAAAAATGATAAGTACGATAAAGGAATTTCGGGCTGTTTTGGCATATTTACCAGAGTTGGGAAATTTTGACCTCCTTTTGGAAATCCTCAGTAGATTCTTGCCGATCTTAATATATGAAAGGATTATTAGTAAGAAAATTAGCCAGAACATTACCACAAGAACGTAGTTAAAAATTGCTTCTCCTTTGGCATTATGCTTCTCTCTATAATGGAAACACACTGTGGAATTATGATCTCCTTTCTTAAGGGTTAAAGTAATCATAGTTAAAAATCCAGCAAGAGCAACTGTCCATACTGTACAGCAAACGTAAACACTTTGTTTGGTTGTTACTGCCCTCCGTTGTTGTATAGACCGATTAATTTTTATGTAGCGATCCAAACTGATAAATCCAAGCAAAATAATGCTAATGTACATGTTCATATAAAATAGTGTTCCCACGACCTTGCAAAGGATCACACCGAGTGTCCACTGGTTCCCGTTAATGTGATACATTATTCGGAAAGGCAGGCAGAAGATCAGTAAGAGATCTGCAATGGCTACATTCAGTAGGTAAATCTGTATGGAATTTCTTTTGCGGTGGATACCCAGAAATACATAGAGGGCAATTATGTTTCCAACCAGTCCCACGATGAAAATAACAGAGTAGGATATTGTTAACAGGCTAGAAAGTAGTTTCTCATCCATGGAACAGGCAGTAGTAGTATTTGGGTCTCCTGAGAGGTTCAGCAATTGGTTGCTGCGATTAGCCATAAAGCTGCATTTCTGGGAGGAGGAAGGCCAGCTGCGGGCTGTAGCATTCAGCATTGTTACCATGTGACCTCTCATTGTCCGGTGTAGGGATCAAAAAGCGGAGGCGTTAAATGACATGTTCCTTGTGTGTAGCTTTTATGTCTTCAGATTTTTCCTACAACAGAATGCAACATCGAgccatttaccattttaataacAGTCACTATAACTCGAAGCCCAAATAATAAATCATTCATTTTTAGACGTGAGAAACTTTAACCATCTACGCTAGGTATATAGCAGCATTACAGTATCACCAAACAAGCAGTAAATGTAGTAGAGCCTTAGGGAATGTCATGCTCTAACCTTTCCTATGGCTGCGGTATACGTTCaaggtttgttttatttaaacttcCATAGGGAGTTTGTTATAGGAATAGAGACGGAGGTGAAGAGAAATGACAGCTCACACTGCTCAAAGATAAGGGTCAATTTCCCTAAAGGTAGTTACAGCCATGAGTGAGCTGGGCCCACTGCTGACCCCTGCCCAGCTTCCTGCCTTGACGCCTTCCCTTGGATATGGCAATCATTCATTTTGACAAGGGCTACCACACAGCCTAGGACAGATAAACTGTGGCAGTATTCCATGGTGGGAATAGAGGAGAGAGTCCTCAGTGTCTTCCTTTGCAACCTAAGACCTAGTTGGGTGTATTAAAATCATTTGCCTACAGGGCAGGCAGACAAAGACCAAGAGAGCAGAGCACCTGCCTCCTTAAGCAGACTATTCTAACACTGCAACAGGAGAGCAAAGTAGCCGAACAAAACCAAGTCAGGTGGCAACGGCCGCCAATTAGGCCAGGCAGTCTCCTGACCTAGAAACCTAGAGTGATAGTTAGATGGAAAACAGGATGTGCATTCCAGGATTTTGAAATAACTAACTGCAGCTTACTATGCTCTGGGTTAGGTAATTTGCAACTGTTGCTAGAACCTTATAAGAGATAGAGTGTGGATTCCACTTGTTTGTGGCAGCAGAGAATGTTAATGCTACCTGTTCTTGGCCCTTTCCTGGGCATTGATTGCTATGAAGAACTCAGCCTGGGAGGCCATCATAAGGAGCTAGAAGACATGGAGAGAAGGTTCCAGGAAGTctcatccctttcctttcttagAGCGACTGCCCCTTTTCTCTACAGCAGCATCTTAGCAGAAGTAACGTAAAGATGTTCAGAGCAAGGTTACCAAAATCAGACCTAactaactctgtgaccttgatcAAACCAATTAATcttttctaaacctcagttttcttatctgtaggaATGCACAACGGGTATGAAGAACTTAACCCTAGCACGTAAAAGTGCTCCATgaaaattagctttaaaaaaaaaaaaaaaaaacctttggacTAATctcattttagtaaatatttcacACCTGGCTAAATACTACATGGAAAACAAAGGTGAACAAGACCAAGATCCTGCTTTCAGTGAACGTTTTTGTAGGCATGTGCATTCAAATTCTGAATGCTATAATGTAAAGTCGATTTGAATTATAGTAACTTCTTGATGTGGCATGGTACACAGAGAAAAAACATTTGGAAGAACTTAGCCTTTCTTAAAATTCTATCTATAATTTGATCAAGAAGAAACCATGTCACTGAGGGTAAAATTCCAGTTTAAAATGTTGTCAAAAGGGGAAAATTGATTCCAGGAAAGAGGAACCAACTGGTGAAGAGGAAGTTATGTAATCCCTGGTAAGAGCCTGTCTGCGGAGTTCAGGTCcttggaggaagggaggcaggaggaccaAGTCTAGTCTGTCCTGTGTCTCAACTGTAGAAAGACCGATGTCGGCAACATTTATAGAAATTTACAGGCATGCTTCTGGTGATCTGAGTTTCTAAAAGGAAAGGGCCATCTAGGAAGAAAGGCAGGCTGCCAAAAAATGAAGCTGATAAATGCGATCTAGATTaccaggaagaggaaaagggTGCCTGAAGGAGGGATTTGCCTTGTGTGGTTGAGTGGGGAGCTTGCAGAAGCTCAGGTAGAAACCTCTCATAGCCCCCGATGAAAGGGAACTTGATGGCAAGTGATAGGATTTTGAGAGCTCAGATAGCCAAAACGACTGCGAGGACTCCTCTgtaagtggttcttttttttttttccccttctcccgTGCTGTATTTTAAACTCCGTTAGGGTTAGGAACCAAGACCTTTTCGTTTGCCTCTGTGTACCAAGTGCTCAGCCCAGTGAATATTACTGAATGAAAGAGGGAAATCAGTAGAAGAGTAGGTGAAGTTCTACATGCAGATCTCAAAATCAGCAGTTCAAGTACAGGAAGGGCTTTAGCTGCAGTAAGAAACGAAATTGCAATGGACTGTGGTTGCTGTGTCGGTAGCGCGCTGCAGCTGCAGCAAAAACTAACCCCcttctttggttaaattcatAGATAGGGAGTGTCTTAAATGAAGACCATTACTCCTCAT from Neomonachus schauinslandi chromosome X, ASM220157v2, whole genome shotgun sequence encodes the following:
- the GPR34 gene encoding probable G-protein coupled receptor 34, which gives rise to MRGHMVTMLNATARSWPSSSQKCSFMANRSNQLLNLSGDPNTTTACSMDEKLLSSLLTISYSVIFIVGLVGNIIALYVFLGIHRKRNSIQIYLLNVAIADLLLIFCLPFRIMYHINGNQWTLGVILCKVVGTLFYMNMYISIILLGFISLDRYIKINRSIQQRRAVTTKQSVYVCCTVWTVALAGFLTMITLTLKKGDHNSTVCFHYREKHNAKGEAIFNYVLVVMFWLIFLLIILSYIKIGKNLLRISKRRSKFPNSGKYAKTARNSFIVLIIFTVCFVPYHAFRFVYISSQLNRPSCYWKEIIHKTNEIMLVFSSFNSCLDPVMYFLMSSNIRKIMCQLLSRRFQGEASRSESTSEFKPGYSLHDTSAAAKIQSTS